The proteins below are encoded in one region of Corynebacterium sphenisci DSM 44792:
- a CDS encoding zinc-dependent metalloprotease — translation MSNQGFGFTPGGDDDDDDRREGGNPFGFFGFPMGGFGAAGGKGGQPDLGELLNQFGQMLSGMGRQMGESEGGVNLAVAERMARRALGEPEPVRDSERTALTDALRLVELWLDDATALPAGANRAEGWTPVQWLEHTLPTWRRLVEPVARRMSDASLEGMPAEARRMMGPMLGMMNQMNSMNFGVQLGQALAELAGSALTGSDLGLPLSATGAAVLLPRTLGEAAEALELPAREMIVHATAREAAHQRLYEKVPWLAERMISSVEEYAAGLTMDYSHIEAASREFDVEALQDPARLQEALGKLQGMDLTPRVGSANEHARTRLETLLALVEGWVDVVVGEALGERLPGAAQLDEAWRRRRATAGAEQALKKATGIDLAAPKTAEAAELWRRLGTAVGVARRDAVWDHPDFLPVAEDLDSPAGFIDSVLGGGADDDFDPIAELEEQLRRERAEGDERDRGGRTGRSGEDPGEDAAGSGEDAAD, via the coding sequence ATGAGCAACCAGGGCTTCGGATTCACCCCCGGCGGGGACGACGATGACGACGATCGGCGCGAGGGGGGCAACCCCTTCGGCTTCTTCGGCTTCCCCATGGGCGGCTTCGGCGCCGCCGGCGGGAAGGGCGGGCAGCCGGATCTGGGCGAGCTCCTCAACCAGTTCGGGCAGATGCTCTCCGGGATGGGCCGGCAGATGGGCGAATCCGAGGGCGGGGTGAACCTGGCGGTGGCCGAGCGGATGGCCCGCCGCGCCCTGGGCGAGCCGGAGCCGGTGCGCGATTCCGAGCGCACCGCGCTCACCGACGCGCTGCGCCTGGTGGAGCTGTGGCTCGACGATGCCACCGCGCTGCCCGCGGGGGCGAACCGGGCGGAGGGCTGGACCCCGGTGCAGTGGCTGGAGCACACCCTGCCCACCTGGCGGCGGCTGGTGGAGCCGGTGGCGCGGCGGATGAGCGACGCCTCCCTGGAGGGCATGCCCGCCGAGGCCCGCCGGATGATGGGGCCGATGCTCGGCATGATGAACCAGATGAACTCGATGAACTTCGGCGTGCAGCTCGGCCAGGCCCTCGCCGAGCTCGCCGGGTCCGCGCTCACCGGCAGCGACCTGGGGCTGCCGCTGTCCGCCACCGGCGCCGCGGTGCTGCTGCCGCGCACCCTGGGCGAGGCCGCCGAGGCCCTGGAGCTGCCCGCCCGGGAGATGATCGTGCACGCCACGGCCCGGGAGGCCGCGCACCAGCGGCTCTACGAGAAGGTGCCGTGGCTGGCGGAGCGGATGATCTCCTCGGTGGAGGAGTACGCCGCCGGGCTGACCATGGACTACTCGCATATCGAGGCCGCCTCCCGGGAGTTCGACGTGGAGGCGCTGCAGGACCCGGCCCGGCTGCAGGAGGCCCTGGGCAAACTGCAGGGCATGGACCTGACCCCCCGGGTGGGCTCGGCCAACGAGCACGCCCGCACCCGCCTGGAGACCCTGCTCGCCCTGGTGGAGGGCTGGGTGGACGTGGTCGTCGGCGAGGCCCTCGGCGAGCGGCTGCCCGGGGCGGCGCAGCTCGACGAGGCCTGGCGGCGCCGCCGGGCCACCGCCGGGGCGGAGCAGGCCCTGAAGAAGGCCACCGGCATCGATCTCGCCGCGCCGAAGACCGCGGAGGCCGCGGAGCTGTGGCGCCGGCTGGGCACGGCGGTGGGCGTGGCCCGCCGGGACGCGGTGTGGGATCACCCGGACTTCCTGCCGGTGGCCGAGGACCTGGACTCCCCGGCCGGGTTCATCGACTCGGTGCTCGGCGGCGGCGCGGACGACGACTTCGACCCGATCGCGGAACTGGAGGAGCAGCTGCGCCGGGAGCGCGCCGAGGGCGATGAGCGGGATCGGGGCGGCCGCACCGGCCGCTCCGGCGAGGACCCCGGCGAGGACGCCGCCGGCTCCGGGGAGGACGCCGCCGACTAG
- a CDS encoding UvrD-helicase domain-containing protein, with protein MSAAIDPVTLSRMLGQEHRPTAQQAAVIGADPGPMLVVAGAGAGKTETMAARVVWLVANGHVRPEEVLGLTFTRKAARELGQRIRRRLGQLAASRAFRAAADPAVLDALAAIAPEVSTYDAYAGELVRAHGLLLPAEPAAEILDEATRWAMAREVVRDRAGLDSRRGVDALTAALLALADDIDGHLADPAEVRAQTGAFLHLVAQTPPSARQKADPHSKLVAVLAAQRDRLELLPLVEELHRRIDAAGARTFGRQMALAARLAREVPEVREVERRRHRVVMLDEYQDTSHAQRVLLRSLHAGSAVTAVGDPMQAIYGWRGATATNLAGFPEDFRAPGAPPAPTLQLTTSWRNPPEVLAAANLVADRAFAGRRRTVDPLTARPGAPAGRVDLALHADVDAELAWVADRMAEEAAAARAAGRPLSAAVLVRRNADCAAVAEALAAAGVAAEIRGVGGLLELPEVVELVCHLRVLADPADDEAMLRLLAGPRWRLGAKDITALARRARQLAAYAGARERGDDAGADATEGEGPLARLGADLDALVAEAGAPATGLGHAVADPALGDGLYSAAGAARIAELGERLGRLRRWSLRKPLPDLLADVEEEFGLRVEVAAAAGGAGPVHLDRLADVAADYARRAGADLPGFLGHLERAAAHDRGLEPGRVRVTGDRVEIMTVHKAKGLEWEVVAVPHVCATVYDRVRLESWLTRPEKLLPELTGDAAGEGAGGADGPGLLDGTPVLDAAGAADQGQLVKAIEGHKADLRAVLAAESERLFYVALTRAGRRLLVSGCQRLGRGRKTPDGPSAQLLALARAFPEAVGPWVGEPGADPLPLPDAAGLAWPPEPAAGDGDPARRSREAAELVRAALAEPTAAAAPIDRDLSRVWADEVTLLLDERARAAAEVVEVPLPARLSTSEVQAMLADPGAFARRRARPVPYRPNRFARRGTAFHAWLEHRLGAPAMIDEEELAALAGVPVAADAPLAELKETFLAGEWADRVPEYVEVPFDIGIGGRRVVGRIDAVFRIGGRWAVVDWKTGRRPTGRAARLAALQLAVYRLAWADRRRAAGERVDPGDVRAMFHYVAEGVTVEPDRLPDRIELATSLRAPRPGAAGGADGAGPEERVDGG; from the coding sequence CCGAGACCATGGCCGCCCGGGTGGTGTGGCTGGTCGCCAACGGCCACGTCCGCCCCGAGGAGGTGCTGGGGCTGACCTTCACCCGCAAGGCGGCCCGGGAGCTCGGCCAGCGGATCCGGCGCCGACTCGGCCAGCTCGCCGCCTCCCGGGCCTTCCGGGCCGCCGCGGACCCGGCGGTGCTCGACGCGCTCGCCGCGATCGCCCCGGAGGTGTCCACCTACGACGCCTACGCCGGGGAGCTGGTGCGCGCCCACGGGCTGCTGCTGCCCGCGGAGCCGGCCGCGGAGATCCTCGACGAGGCCACCCGCTGGGCGATGGCCCGGGAGGTGGTGCGCGACCGCGCCGGGCTGGACAGCCGCCGCGGGGTGGACGCGCTCACCGCGGCGCTGCTGGCGCTGGCCGACGACATCGACGGCCACCTCGCCGACCCGGCGGAGGTGCGCGCGCAGACCGGGGCCTTCCTGCACCTGGTGGCGCAGACCCCGCCCTCGGCCCGGCAGAAGGCCGATCCGCATTCCAAGCTGGTCGCGGTGCTCGCCGCCCAGCGGGACCGCCTCGAGCTGCTGCCCCTGGTGGAGGAGCTGCACCGGCGGATCGACGCCGCCGGGGCGCGCACCTTCGGCCGGCAGATGGCGCTGGCCGCCCGGCTGGCCCGGGAGGTCCCGGAGGTCCGGGAGGTGGAGCGGCGCCGGCACCGGGTGGTGATGCTCGACGAGTACCAGGACACCTCGCACGCCCAGCGGGTGCTGCTGCGCAGCCTGCACGCCGGCTCCGCGGTCACCGCGGTCGGCGACCCGATGCAGGCGATCTACGGCTGGCGGGGGGCCACCGCGACGAACCTGGCCGGCTTCCCCGAGGACTTCCGGGCCCCCGGCGCCCCGCCCGCGCCGACGCTGCAGCTGACCACCTCCTGGCGCAACCCCCCGGAGGTGCTCGCCGCGGCCAACCTCGTCGCCGACCGGGCCTTCGCGGGCCGGCGGCGCACCGTGGACCCGCTCACCGCCCGCCCCGGGGCCCCCGCCGGGCGGGTGGACCTGGCGCTGCACGCCGACGTGGACGCGGAGCTGGCCTGGGTCGCCGACCGGATGGCGGAGGAGGCCGCCGCCGCCCGCGCGGCGGGCCGGCCGCTGTCCGCGGCGGTGCTGGTGCGCCGCAACGCCGACTGCGCCGCGGTCGCCGAGGCGCTGGCCGCCGCCGGCGTGGCCGCCGAGATCCGCGGGGTCGGCGGGCTGCTGGAGCTGCCCGAGGTCGTGGAGCTGGTCTGTCATCTGCGGGTGCTCGCCGACCCGGCCGATGACGAGGCGATGCTGCGGCTGCTCGCCGGGCCGCGCTGGCGGCTCGGCGCGAAGGACATCACCGCCCTGGCCCGCCGGGCCCGGCAGCTCGCCGCCTACGCCGGGGCCCGGGAGCGCGGCGATGACGCCGGCGCGGACGCGACGGAGGGGGAGGGCCCGCTGGCCCGGCTGGGGGCGGACCTGGACGCGCTGGTCGCCGAGGCCGGGGCGCCGGCGACCGGGCTCGGCCACGCGGTGGCCGACCCGGCCCTCGGCGACGGGCTCTACTCCGCGGCGGGCGCCGCCCGGATCGCGGAGCTGGGGGAGCGGCTGGGCCGGCTGCGCCGCTGGTCGCTGCGCAAGCCGCTGCCGGATCTGCTCGCCGACGTGGAGGAGGAGTTCGGGCTGCGGGTGGAGGTCGCCGCCGCCGCCGGCGGGGCCGGGCCGGTGCACCTGGACCGGCTCGCCGACGTCGCCGCGGACTACGCCCGCCGGGCCGGGGCGGATCTGCCCGGCTTCCTCGGCCACCTGGAGCGCGCCGCCGCCCACGACCGGGGCCTGGAGCCGGGCCGGGTGCGGGTCACCGGGGACCGGGTGGAGATCATGACCGTGCACAAGGCCAAGGGCCTGGAATGGGAGGTGGTGGCGGTGCCGCACGTGTGCGCCACCGTCTACGACCGGGTGCGCCTGGAATCCTGGCTGACCCGCCCGGAGAAGCTGCTGCCGGAGCTCACCGGCGACGCCGCCGGGGAGGGCGCCGGCGGGGCGGACGGCCCGGGGCTGCTCGACGGCACCCCGGTGCTCGACGCCGCCGGGGCCGCCGACCAGGGCCAGCTGGTCAAGGCCATCGAGGGGCACAAGGCGGACCTGCGGGCGGTCCTCGCCGCCGAATCGGAGCGGCTGTTCTACGTGGCGCTCACCCGCGCCGGGCGGCGGCTGCTGGTCTCCGGCTGCCAACGGCTGGGCCGGGGCCGCAAGACCCCGGACGGGCCCTCCGCGCAGCTGCTCGCCCTGGCGCGGGCCTTCCCCGAGGCGGTGGGGCCCTGGGTCGGCGAACCCGGGGCGGACCCGCTGCCGCTGCCGGACGCCGCCGGGCTGGCCTGGCCCCCGGAGCCCGCGGCCGGCGACGGGGACCCCGCGCGGCGCTCCCGGGAGGCCGCGGAGCTGGTCCGCGCCGCCCTGGCGGAGCCGACCGCGGCGGCAGCGCCCATCGACCGGGACCTCTCCCGGGTGTGGGCCGACGAGGTCACCCTGCTGCTCGACGAGCGGGCCCGGGCCGCCGCGGAGGTGGTGGAGGTGCCGCTGCCGGCGCGACTGTCCACCTCCGAGGTGCAGGCGATGCTCGCCGACCCGGGCGCCTTCGCCCGCCGCCGGGCCCGGCCGGTGCCCTACCGGCCGAACCGCTTCGCCCGCCGCGGCACCGCCTTCCACGCCTGGCTGGAGCACCGGCTCGGCGCCCCGGCGATGATCGACGAGGAGGAGCTCGCCGCGCTGGCCGGGGTGCCGGTGGCCGCCGACGCCCCCCTGGCGGAGCTGAAGGAGACCTTCCTGGCCGGGGAGTGGGCCGATCGGGTGCCGGAGTACGTGGAGGTGCCCTTCGACATCGGCATCGGCGGCCGCCGGGTGGTCGGCCGGATCGACGCGGTGTTCCGGATCGGCGGCCGCTGGGCGGTGGTGGACTGGAAGACCGGCCGCCGGCCCACCGGGCGGGCCGCCCGGCTGGCCGCGCTGCAGCTGGCGGTGTACCGCCTGGCCTGGGCGGATCGACGCCGCGCGGCGGGGGAGCGGGTGGACCCCGGCGACGTGCGCGCGATGTTCCACTACGTCGCCGAGGGCGTCACCGTCGAGCCCGACCGGCTGCCGGACAGGATAGAGTTGGCCACGTCCCTGCGCGCGCCCCGCCCGGGCGCCGCCGGCGGCGCGGACGGGGCGGGGCCGGAAGAGAGGGTGGACGGTGGCTGA
- a CDS encoding ABC1 kinase family protein, with product MAGDEDRALSGNPLRRAAKLAGVPLGAGARSLRRRDRSDNAVETARRLTEVLGELKGGAMKVGQALSIFAPILPEEIAEVVGPTLTSLQAEAPPLPAATVHKVLARQLGADWRRRFREFSDEPVAAASIGQVHRATWSDGAEVAVKIQYPGADRAIRSDLRQLRLLAPLVQPLAPGADIARLIGTIAESVVAELDYRAEAEHQRAFHAAFGTGVEPLVHVPRVHAAAPRVLVGEWVEGRRLSEVIGGDPAARSAAAEALTVFEFASPHLARRMHTDPHPGNFLLRADGTLAVIDFGACTPLPAGLPRPLVELVAAVVDGRREDLLALARAHGYIDERRTGGIPAEAVESFLAPFAEPLAHDDFVFTVAWLRRVMSPFLDPTSAQSRLSRKFGMPPEYMMIHRVLAGAVAVLSQLEAPAPYRQVIARYYPEILGRGR from the coding sequence ATGGCAGGAGACGAGGATCGCGCGCTGTCCGGCAATCCGCTGCGGCGCGCGGCGAAGCTGGCCGGGGTGCCGCTGGGCGCGGGGGCGCGCAGCCTGCGCCGCCGGGATCGCTCGGACAACGCGGTGGAGACCGCCCGGCGGCTCACCGAGGTGCTCGGCGAGCTCAAGGGCGGGGCGATGAAGGTGGGCCAGGCGCTGTCCATCTTCGCCCCGATCCTGCCGGAGGAGATCGCCGAGGTGGTCGGGCCGACCCTGACCTCGCTGCAGGCCGAGGCCCCGCCGCTGCCGGCCGCCACGGTGCACAAGGTGCTGGCCCGGCAGCTCGGCGCGGACTGGCGCCGGCGCTTCCGGGAGTTCTCCGATGAGCCGGTGGCGGCGGCCTCCATCGGCCAGGTGCACCGGGCGACCTGGTCGGACGGCGCCGAGGTGGCGGTGAAGATCCAGTACCCGGGCGCGGATCGGGCGATCCGCTCGGATCTGCGGCAGCTGCGGCTGCTGGCCCCGCTGGTGCAGCCGCTGGCCCCGGGCGCGGACATCGCCCGGCTCATCGGCACCATCGCCGAATCGGTGGTCGCGGAACTGGACTACCGGGCCGAGGCGGAGCACCAGCGCGCCTTCCACGCCGCCTTCGGCACCGGGGTGGAGCCGCTGGTGCACGTGCCCCGGGTGCACGCCGCGGCCCCGCGGGTGCTGGTCGGCGAATGGGTCGAGGGCCGACGGCTGTCCGAGGTGATCGGCGGCGACCCGGCGGCGCGCTCCGCGGCCGCCGAGGCGCTCACCGTGTTCGAGTTCGCCTCCCCGCACCTGGCCCGGCGGATGCACACCGACCCGCATCCGGGCAATTTCCTGCTCCGCGCCGACGGCACCCTGGCGGTGATCGACTTCGGGGCGTGCACCCCGCTGCCGGCGGGGCTGCCCCGGCCGCTGGTGGAGCTGGTCGCCGCGGTGGTCGACGGCCGCCGGGAGGATCTGCTGGCCCTGGCCCGGGCGCACGGCTACATCGACGAGCGGCGCACCGGGGGGATCCCCGCCGAGGCGGTGGAGTCCTTCCTCGCCCCCTTCGCCGAACCCCTGGCCCATGACGACTTCGTCTTCACCGTGGCCTGGCTGCGCCGGGTGATGAGCCCCTTCCTGGACCCGACCTCGGCGCAGTCGCGGCTGTCCCGGAAATTCGGGATGCCCCCGGAGTACATGATGATCCACCGGGTGCTCGCCGGGGCGGTGGCGGTGCTCTCCCAGCTGGAGGCCCCGGCACCGTACCGGCAGGTGATCGCCCGCTACTACCCGGAGATCCTGGGCCGGGGCCGCTGA
- a CDS encoding M48 family metallopeptidase — MERQRPDYGPDVEVRRSRRRRRTYQARAEGGKVVVLAPADIDPAQERREVTALVERVRGRTANRLDDAALERRARRLAEEVLDGRPEFESIRWVRNMTRRWGSVSLGPNRIRISHRLAEVPDYVLDDVIVHELAHTFVEGGHGPEFWAWASRAPQHERARGYLEAYQRWGGIGR; from the coding sequence ATGGAACGCCAACGACCCGATTACGGGCCGGATGTCGAGGTGCGCCGCTCCCGCCGCCGGCGGCGGACCTACCAGGCGCGCGCCGAGGGCGGCAAGGTGGTGGTGCTCGCCCCGGCGGACATCGACCCGGCGCAGGAGCGCCGGGAGGTCACCGCGCTGGTGGAGCGGGTGCGCGGGCGCACCGCGAACCGGCTCGACGACGCGGCCCTGGAGCGCCGGGCCCGGCGGCTGGCCGAGGAGGTGCTCGACGGCCGCCCCGAGTTCGAGTCGATCCGCTGGGTGCGCAACATGACCCGGCGCTGGGGCTCGGTGAGCCTGGGCCCGAACCGGATCCGGATCTCGCACCGGCTGGCGGAGGTGCCCGACTACGTCCTCGACGACGTGATCGTGCACGAGCTGGCGCACACCTTCGTCGAGGGCGGCCACGGCCCGGAGTTCTGGGCCTGGGCCTCCCGGGCCCCGCAGCATGAGCGCGCCCGCGGCTACCTGGAGGCCTACCAGCGCTGGGGCGGGATCGGCCGCTGA
- a CDS encoding potassium channel family protein, translated as MTNRFGVERELDDLPDHALLGIIKIPEPVRKGPWRLIIRRLSYALVLLLTASLVVYTDRDAYTEPLTFLDSLYYSAVSLSTTGYGDITPVTDHARLLNILVITPLRVVFLALLVGTTLSVLTEESRRTLQIQRWRRTVRNHTVVIGYGTKGRSAVAAMLGDGVDPGQIVVVDTDKGVLDQAGNRGLVTVHGSATKSDVLKLAGIQRARSVVVAPNKDDTAVLVTLSVRELAPGATIVASVRESENRHLLEQSGADQVVISSETAGRMLGLATVTPTVVEMMEDLLSPTEGFSVAERIITEEEVGANPRHLADIVLGVVRSGELYRIDSPECESVEPGDSLLYVRRVLADELDPDDDR; from the coding sequence ATGACGAACCGGTTCGGCGTGGAGCGCGAGCTCGACGACCTGCCCGATCACGCCCTGCTGGGGATCATCAAGATCCCGGAGCCGGTGCGCAAGGGCCCCTGGCGGCTGATCATCCGGCGGCTCAGCTACGCCCTGGTGCTGCTGCTCACCGCCTCCCTGGTGGTGTACACCGACCGGGACGCCTACACCGAGCCGCTGACCTTCCTGGACAGCCTCTACTATTCCGCGGTGAGCCTGTCCACCACCGGCTACGGCGACATCACCCCGGTGACCGACCACGCCCGGCTGCTGAACATCCTCGTGATCACCCCGCTGCGGGTGGTCTTCCTGGCCCTCCTGGTCGGCACCACCCTGTCCGTGCTCACCGAGGAATCCCGCCGCACCCTGCAGATCCAGCGTTGGAGGAGAACCGTGCGCAACCACACCGTCGTCATCGGCTACGGCACCAAGGGCCGCTCCGCCGTCGCCGCCATGCTCGGCGACGGCGTCGACCCCGGCCAGATCGTGGTGGTGGACACCGACAAGGGGGTGCTCGACCAGGCCGGCAACCGGGGCCTGGTCACCGTGCACGGCTCGGCGACGAAATCCGACGTGCTCAAGCTCGCCGGGATCCAGCGGGCCCGCTCCGTGGTGGTCGCCCCGAACAAGGACGACACCGCGGTGCTGGTCACCCTCTCGGTGCGCGAACTCGCCCCCGGGGCCACCATCGTGGCCAGCGTCCGCGAATCGGAGAACCGGCACCTGCTGGAGCAGTCCGGGGCCGACCAGGTGGTGATCTCCTCGGAGACCGCCGGCCGGATGCTCGGCCTGGCCACGGTCACCCCCACCGTGGTGGAGATGATGGAGGACCTGCTCAGCCCCACCGAGGGCTTCTCCGTGGCGGAGCGGATCATCACCGAGGAGGAGGTCGGCGCCAACCCCCGGCACCTGGCCGACATCGTGCTCGGGGTGGTGCGCTCCGGGGAGCTGTACCGCATCGACTCGCCGGAATGCGAGTCCGTGGAGCCCGGGGACAGCCTGCTCTACGTGCGCCGCGTGCTGGCCGATGAGCTGGATCCGGATGACGACCGCTGA
- a CDS encoding ATP-dependent DNA helicase UvrD2 codes for MTTAELAGLDPEQRAAATAPLGPVCILAGAGTGKTRTITHRIHHLIDTGLVSQNKVLAVTFTARAAGEMRDRLHRMGTPGVQARTFHSAALRQLRYFWPQIAGDLPWRLLDNKFALVARATRAAGIDSGTESIRDVLGEIEWAKATLVTPEGYPAAIADRGRPAPADPDRIAAAYRAYEDSKTSEEGMLLDFDDLLLHTAGAMEHSRAVAEEFRAQYRSFVVDEYQDVTPLQQRVLDAWLGEREDLTVVGDPNQTIYSFTGASPAHLLEFPARFPGATVVRLHRDYRSTPQVVGLANTIIDAARGRLAGSRLRLVGQRPDGPEPTFTEYEDEPTEAKVVARRIRRLLDGGVPANEIAVLYRINAQSAVFEQALSEAGVPYHVRGGEGFYQRREIREAISAIIRVARRGDLGEAGRGAGLVLTVRETLAPLGLTAEEPEGAQARERWQSLGALADLCEELVHVTPELDITGLLGQLRTRSEAKQPPTLHGVTLASLHAAKGLEWDAVFLVGLVDGTLPIKQALRKGEDSEDVEEERRLLYVGVTRAREHLELSWALSRQEGGRRTRRRSRFLDGLGLPEPAAAKPRSRKRAAVCRNCGKPLATPAERIIGRCADCPSTADPGLVDRLRAWRAETAKEMSVPAFVIFSDATLVGIAEARPATVGELLAVPGIGEVKASRFGEALLALIAAG; via the coding sequence ATGACGACCGCTGAACTGGCCGGGCTGGACCCGGAGCAGCGCGCCGCGGCGACCGCCCCGCTGGGCCCGGTGTGCATCCTCGCCGGGGCCGGCACCGGCAAGACCCGCACCATCACGCACCGGATCCACCACCTCATCGACACCGGGCTGGTCAGCCAGAACAAGGTGCTCGCGGTGACCTTCACCGCCCGCGCCGCCGGGGAGATGCGCGACCGGCTGCACCGGATGGGCACCCCCGGGGTGCAGGCCCGCACCTTCCACTCCGCGGCGCTGCGCCAGCTGCGCTACTTCTGGCCGCAGATCGCCGGGGACCTGCCCTGGCGGCTGCTGGACAACAAGTTCGCCCTCGTCGCCCGGGCCACCCGGGCCGCCGGGATCGACTCCGGCACCGAGTCCATCCGCGACGTGCTCGGCGAAATCGAGTGGGCCAAGGCCACCCTGGTCACCCCGGAGGGCTACCCGGCGGCGATCGCCGACCGCGGCCGGCCCGCCCCGGCGGACCCGGACCGGATCGCCGCGGCCTACCGGGCCTACGAGGACTCGAAGACCTCGGAGGAGGGGATGCTGCTCGACTTCGACGATCTGCTGCTGCACACCGCCGGGGCGATGGAGCACTCCCGGGCGGTGGCCGAGGAGTTCCGCGCCCAGTACCGCAGCTTCGTCGTCGACGAGTACCAGGACGTCACCCCGCTGCAGCAGCGGGTGCTCGACGCCTGGCTCGGCGAGCGCGAGGACCTCACCGTGGTCGGCGACCCCAACCAGACCATCTACTCCTTCACCGGGGCCAGTCCCGCGCATCTGCTGGAGTTCCCGGCCCGCTTCCCCGGGGCCACCGTGGTGCGGCTGCACCGCGACTACCGCTCCACCCCCCAGGTGGTGGGCCTGGCCAACACCATCATCGACGCCGCCCGCGGCCGGCTGGCCGGCTCCCGGCTGCGCCTGGTCGGCCAGCGCCCGGACGGCCCGGAGCCGACCTTCACCGAATACGAGGACGAGCCCACCGAGGCCAAGGTCGTCGCCCGCCGGATCCGGCGGCTGCTCGACGGGGGCGTGCCGGCCAACGAGATCGCGGTGCTGTACCGGATCAACGCCCAGTCCGCGGTCTTCGAGCAGGCCCTGTCCGAGGCGGGGGTGCCCTATCACGTGCGCGGCGGGGAGGGCTTCTACCAGCGCCGGGAGATCCGGGAGGCGATTTCGGCGATCATCCGGGTGGCCCGCCGCGGGGATCTGGGCGAGGCCGGCCGCGGCGCCGGGCTGGTGCTCACCGTCCGGGAGACCCTCGCCCCGCTGGGGCTCACCGCCGAGGAGCCCGAGGGCGCGCAGGCCCGGGAGCGCTGGCAGTCCCTCGGCGCGCTGGCCGATCTCTGCGAGGAGCTGGTGCACGTCACCCCGGAGCTGGACATCACCGGGCTGCTCGGCCAGCTGCGCACCCGCAGCGAGGCCAAGCAGCCGCCCACCCTGCACGGGGTGACCCTGGCCAGCCTGCACGCCGCCAAGGGCCTGGAGTGGGATGCGGTGTTCCTGGTCGGCCTGGTCGACGGCACCCTGCCGATCAAGCAGGCGCTGCGCAAGGGGGAGGACTCCGAGGACGTGGAGGAGGAGCGCCGGCTGCTCTACGTCGGGGTGACCCGCGCCCGGGAGCACCTGGAGCTGTCCTGGGCGCTGTCCCGGCAGGAGGGCGGCCGGCGCACCCGGCGCCGCTCCCGCTTCCTCGACGGGCTGGGCCTGCCGGAGCCGGCCGCGGCGAAGCCGCGGTCCCGGAAGCGCGCGGCGGTGTGCCGCAACTGCGGAAAACCGCTGGCCACCCCGGCGGAGCGGATCATCGGCCGCTGCGCGGACTGCCCCTCCACCGCGGACCCGGGGCTGGTGGACCGGCTGCGGGCGTGGCGGGCGGAGACCGCCAAGGAGATGTCCGTGCCCGCCTTCGTGATCTTCTCCGACGCCACCCTGGTGGGCATCGCCGAGGCCCGGCCGGCCACGGTCGGCGAACTGCTCGCGGTGCCCGGCATCGGGGAGGTCAAGGCCTCCCGCTTCGGGGAGGCGCTGCTCGCCCTCATCGCCGCCGGGTAG
- a CDS encoding TOMM precursor leader peptide-binding protein: MAGGIRMVAGAQVLLRPGGRIQFGVDPRRALVLQLPDAVPPGGVLAALLADARALPRPAAPLAEALAAAGLGEAAVEALLADLLRAGLARRGEAPAWPPVSVLGRGPLRERLAAAVAGRGGRAIARAPGTRTITWLERTPPARVGLVLLAGMEVPEEALLRALRRRGIAHLSVRLRDGRGLVGPYAAPGGAGGCPGCAEARARQADPAREVLALQLRSAQPTAAPEVIDATVATALAHLGAPAALAGLAAEVDPLGLAPRLTPVPAHPGCPVCAR; encoded by the coding sequence ATGGCCGGGGGCATCCGGATGGTGGCCGGGGCGCAGGTGCTGCTGCGCCCGGGCGGGCGGATCCAGTTCGGGGTGGATCCCCGGCGGGCGCTGGTGCTGCAGCTGCCCGATGCGGTGCCCCCGGGCGGGGTGCTCGCCGCGCTGCTCGCCGATGCGCGCGCCCTGCCCCGCCCGGCGGCGCCCCTGGCCGAGGCGCTGGCCGCCGCCGGGCTCGGCGAGGCCGCGGTGGAGGCGCTGCTGGCGGATCTGCTCCGCGCCGGGCTGGCCCGCCGCGGCGAGGCCCCGGCCTGGCCGCCGGTGAGCGTGCTCGGCCGGGGCCCGCTGCGCGAGCGGCTCGCCGCGGCGGTGGCCGGGCGCGGCGGCCGGGCCATCGCCCGGGCCCCGGGCACCCGCACCATCACCTGGCTGGAGCGCACCCCGCCCGCGCGGGTGGGCCTGGTGCTGCTGGCCGGGATGGAGGTGCCGGAGGAGGCGCTGCTGCGCGCGCTGCGCCGCCGGGGCATCGCGCACCTGTCGGTGCGGCTGCGCGACGGCCGCGGCCTGGTCGGCCCCTACGCCGCCCCCGGTGGCGCCGGCGGCTGCCCGGGCTGCGCGGAGGCCCGCGCCCGGCAGGCGGATCCGGCACGGGAGGTGCTCGCCCTGCAGCTGCGCTCCGCCCAGCCCACCGCCGCCCCGGAGGTCATCGACGCGACGGTGGCCACCGCCCTGGCGCACCTGGGCGCGCCGGCGGCCCTGGCCGGGCTGGCCGCCGAGGTGGATCCGCTGGGCCTGGCGCCGCGGTTGACCCCGGTGCCGGCGCACCCGGGCTGCCCCGTCTGCGCCCGCTGA